The following are encoded in a window of Telmatobacter sp. DSM 110680 genomic DNA:
- a CDS encoding DUF2062 domain-containing protein, with translation MPFEVLVPQSIREFIRCRILRPLLRLLRGGITPRRLAWSLAMGIIVGINPSVGITTFLVVMLAWTFGLNQVASQIGAQSASPLHLLLFLPFIELGVHLFHTARVPLNRHQIEHLSHHPLRLFRDIWQWEWHALIVWGLAGAIAMPLLAIYIRRALVLLMRRHRTLVRSRPALH, from the coding sequence GTGCCATTCGAAGTGCTTGTACCCCAGTCCATCCGCGAGTTCATCCGTTGCAGGATATTGCGGCCGCTGTTGCGGCTATTGCGCGGGGGAATCACGCCCCGACGTCTGGCGTGGAGCCTGGCAATGGGAATCATCGTTGGAATCAATCCGTCGGTGGGGATCACGACGTTTCTGGTTGTCATGCTGGCATGGACATTTGGTCTGAATCAGGTCGCATCGCAGATCGGAGCGCAATCTGCGTCGCCACTCCACCTGCTTCTGTTCCTTCCGTTCATTGAACTGGGCGTACATCTGTTTCACACGGCACGAGTGCCGCTAAACCGGCATCAGATCGAGCATCTGAGCCATCATCCCCTGCGGCTGTTTCGCGACATCTGGCAGTGGGAGTGGCACGCGCTGATCGTATGGGGTCTCGCTGGAGCGATCGCGATGCCACTGCTTGCCATCTACATTCGCCGCGCGCTTGTATTGCTGATGCGTCGCCATCGAACGCTGGTGCGTTCCCGTCCCGCGTTGCACTAA
- a CDS encoding formate--tetrahydrofolate ligase has protein sequence MNNTVLQTNMLLPIDQIAKKLSLLPAEYEPIGVYGAKLKLDLLDNPAFPVRGKLIVVTATTPTTSGEGKTVVSIGLAQGLERIGCKSILTSREPSLGPVFGMKGGAAGGGLSQVEPSQKINLHFHGDFHAITAAHNLLAAMIDSHLFFGNALDLDPDQITWPRALDMNDRALRHVTVSVGSKGDGANRQTGFVITAASEIMAIMALASSRADLRHRIDSIVVGPSRKGLPVTAADLGATGAMLALLDDAIKPNLVQTTEGTPALVHTGPFGNIAHGTSSILAHKMGVRLAEYVVNECGFAADLGAEKYFDIVMRSSGIQPAATVLVVTAQSLRAQGEGKLVAGFANLAHHIKTLRAYGVPLVVAINRFPSDTPEDLEMIATECSLHGVPCALVEAFTKGGDGAAELAHKVVSAIGINPAPEIQPVYGLEDALDVKILKVAIQVYGADGVVISAAAREKLERYAAWGFGKLPVCIAKTQYSLTDDPKRMGAPTGWTLNINDVSLSAGAGFVVAVSGNMMLMPGLPSHPRAMSIDVDDDGNIVGV, from the coding sequence ATGAATAACACCGTTTTGCAAACAAATATGCTCCTTCCCATCGACCAGATCGCCAAAAAACTTTCGCTGCTTCCGGCCGAGTACGAGCCCATAGGCGTCTATGGCGCGAAGCTCAAGCTCGACCTTCTCGACAACCCAGCGTTCCCGGTGCGCGGCAAGTTGATTGTCGTAACGGCAACCACGCCGACAACATCCGGCGAGGGAAAGACGGTTGTGTCGATTGGCCTCGCGCAAGGACTCGAGCGGATCGGATGCAAGTCGATTCTTACCTCGCGTGAGCCTTCACTGGGACCGGTGTTCGGGATGAAGGGTGGAGCGGCGGGCGGCGGTCTGTCGCAGGTGGAACCGAGCCAGAAGATCAATTTGCATTTTCATGGCGATTTTCATGCCATTACAGCCGCGCATAATTTGCTGGCTGCGATGATCGATTCGCATCTGTTCTTCGGCAACGCGCTTGATCTCGATCCCGACCAGATCACCTGGCCGCGCGCACTGGATATGAACGACCGTGCTCTGCGGCACGTAACGGTGAGCGTTGGATCCAAGGGCGACGGAGCCAACCGCCAGACCGGCTTTGTGATTACTGCTGCGTCGGAGATTATGGCCATTATGGCGCTGGCTTCGAGCCGCGCCGATTTGCGGCATCGCATCGACTCTATCGTCGTGGGGCCATCGCGAAAAGGGCTCCCCGTTACGGCGGCGGATCTTGGCGCAACCGGCGCCATGCTGGCGCTGCTCGACGACGCCATCAAGCCCAACCTCGTGCAGACCACCGAGGGCACTCCGGCGCTCGTACATACGGGCCCATTCGGAAACATAGCGCACGGAACCTCCAGCATCCTCGCGCACAAGATGGGCGTGCGGCTGGCCGAATACGTTGTGAACGAGTGCGGATTTGCGGCGGATCTTGGCGCGGAAAAGTATTTTGACATCGTGATGCGTTCGTCCGGTATTCAACCGGCGGCTACAGTTCTCGTGGTTACGGCGCAGAGTTTGCGTGCGCAAGGCGAGGGAAAGCTTGTGGCGGGGTTCGCCAATCTTGCGCATCACATCAAGACGCTGCGTGCTTATGGCGTGCCGCTGGTTGTCGCCATCAACCGCTTCCCATCCGATACGCCTGAAGATCTTGAGATGATCGCCACCGAATGCTCTCTGCATGGAGTGCCTTGTGCACTGGTCGAAGCGTTTACCAAGGGAGGCGATGGGGCCGCCGAGTTGGCACATAAGGTCGTTTCCGCGATTGGAATCAATCCTGCGCCGGAGATTCAGCCCGTTTATGGGCTTGAAGATGCGCTTGACGTGAAGATCCTGAAAGTTGCGATTCAGGTTTACGGTGCCGACGGTGTCGTTATCAGCGCCGCAGCGCGCGAGAAACTCGAACGCTATGCAGCCTGGGGATTCGGAAAGCTGCCAGTCTGCATTGCCAAGACGCAATACTCGCTCACGGACGACCCCAAGCGCATGGGTGCGCCAACTGGATGGACGTTGAATATAAATGATGTGTCCCTTTCAGCAGGTGCGGGATTCGTGGTCGCGGTTTCAGGAAACATGATGCTGATGCCGGGTCTGCCCAGCCATCCCCGCGCGATGTCAATCGATGTAGATGATGACGGGAATATCGTCGGCGTGTAG
- a CDS encoding TatD family hydrolase: protein MLIDSHAHLDSPRYAEDRDVMLRHAAEAGVGAVLSIGIGEGPGEMHQAMDICREFNGKPGMPLLYASAGIYPHNAAEADDAAQAKLDDLLSQPEVIACGEIGLDYYHEGAAHPVQREGLICQLKIAAARKRPILIHCRPKDGATDAWDHLFEVLDEHWASTGLGGVMHCFGGGWEQARRSLDLGFLISFAGNLTYPKAQPLRDVAARVPLDGVLVETDAPWLAPSALRGKRNEPAFVTQTAQTMAEIHQISADDMATATTKNFARLFNLPLGVGN from the coding sequence TTGCTGATCGACTCCCACGCCCACCTCGATAGCCCTCGCTACGCAGAGGACCGCGATGTCATGCTGCGCCATGCTGCCGAAGCAGGCGTAGGCGCGGTTTTGTCGATTGGCATTGGCGAAGGCCCGGGCGAGATGCACCAAGCAATGGATATCTGCCGGGAGTTCAATGGCAAGCCGGGCATGCCCCTTCTCTACGCCAGCGCCGGAATCTATCCTCACAATGCTGCCGAAGCCGATGACGCGGCGCAGGCCAAGCTCGATGACCTCCTCTCTCAACCTGAAGTCATCGCATGCGGCGAGATTGGTCTCGATTACTATCACGAAGGCGCGGCTCATCCTGTTCAACGCGAAGGGCTTATCTGCCAGCTAAAGATTGCTGCCGCACGCAAGCGCCCCATCCTCATCCACTGCCGACCGAAAGACGGTGCGACCGACGCATGGGATCACCTCTTCGAAGTGCTCGACGAACACTGGGCATCAACCGGCCTCGGTGGTGTAATGCACTGTTTCGGCGGGGGTTGGGAGCAGGCGCGACGCTCGCTTGATCTCGGGTTTCTCATCTCCTTCGCGGGGAATCTTACCTACCCCAAAGCACAGCCCTTACGCGACGTTGCCGCGCGCGTTCCACTCGATGGAGTGCTCGTCGAGACTGATGCGCCGTGGCTCGCTCCTAGTGCGCTCCGGGGCAAGCGGAACGAGCCCGCATTTGTGACGCAGACTGCACAGACAATGGCGGAAATTCACCAGATTTCGGCCGACGATATGGCGACAGCAACGACCAAAAACTTCGCTCGATTGTTCAACCTTCCGCTCGGCGTGGGAAACTGA
- the metG gene encoding methionine--tRNA ligase, with protein sequence MAKTDPSSSRFYITTPIYYVNARPHLGHAYSTIVCDAIARRKRAMGIDTWFLTGTDEHGQKIERSAKLAGCTPQDFADKIASEFRAQWDRLGLTYDDFIRTTEPRHKRGVQKLFATLRDRGFIYKGSYTGQYCVSDEAWVDVPPGAPCPDCGRITETVSEENYFFKLSAFERKLLEFYDENPGFMQPESTRREVISFVRSGLKDLSISRSSFTWGIPVPGDEKHVVYVWLDALANYITALGYGSDDPADQARFAKFWPADIHLIGKEISRFHCVYWPAFLMAAGLPTPRSVKANGWLLFDQGKMSKSRGNIVRADTVREVLGADALRYFLLREIPFGQDGSFTFDALVQRYNGDLANGYGNLVSRVVNMVHKYFGGVVPETGAETQAESSLRESTIRTTAAFAPLFEGLDFSEALKTLWALVAETDGYLTANAPWKRPADRSEGDHAALQARVLATAAEAIRVITALVYPILPDAASKVWQQLGQGEIADAAKQAFLTNLAWGGLKAGTHFGEPAPLFPRAEKDAVTRMQNLEDENNKNAIEAASNQESAEKTAPEAPTSALGVNPHPGQQPPADSVKSAPSATSVQSPSSTEDGPAGTAATTAPSNPEKPVATAHVHTVPAELSSSRLSSTPAEAPANQPLHSKETQDPSGAPTQPAQTNPTVISIDDFAKVELRVAQILVAERIPKADKLLRLEVDLGYEKRQILAGIAQYYEPEKLIGRKIVIVANLAPRKMRGLESNGMLLAASLPTDGAPVLAGFLEDVPLGARLK encoded by the coding sequence ATGGCCAAGACCGACCCCAGCTCATCCCGTTTCTACATCACAACGCCCATTTATTACGTGAATGCGCGTCCGCACCTGGGGCACGCGTATTCAACCATCGTGTGTGACGCGATTGCGCGACGCAAGCGGGCCATGGGCATCGATACATGGTTTCTGACCGGGACTGATGAACATGGGCAGAAGATCGAGCGCTCCGCCAAGCTGGCCGGATGCACCCCGCAGGACTTCGCTGACAAAATCGCCTCCGAATTCCGCGCCCAGTGGGACCGCCTCGGCCTCACCTACGATGACTTCATCCGAACAACCGAGCCCCGCCACAAGCGCGGCGTGCAGAAGCTTTTTGCCACCCTCCGCGATCGCGGTTTTATCTACAAGGGCTCGTACACCGGACAATACTGCGTATCCGATGAAGCGTGGGTTGACGTGCCACCCGGCGCGCCCTGCCCCGATTGCGGTCGCATCACCGAAACCGTCAGCGAGGAAAATTACTTCTTCAAGCTTTCCGCTTTCGAGCGCAAGCTGCTTGAGTTTTACGACGAGAACCCCGGATTCATGCAGCCGGAATCGACCCGCCGCGAAGTCATCTCATTCGTACGCAGCGGCCTTAAAGATCTTTCGATCAGCCGCAGCAGCTTTACTTGGGGTATCCCCGTTCCGGGCGACGAAAAACACGTGGTCTACGTGTGGCTCGATGCGCTGGCCAACTACATCACGGCGCTTGGGTACGGCTCGGATGATCCCGCCGACCAGGCACGCTTCGCGAAATTCTGGCCCGCCGACATTCACCTCATCGGCAAAGAGATCAGTCGGTTTCACTGTGTCTACTGGCCCGCATTTCTGATGGCCGCTGGGCTGCCAACGCCGCGTTCTGTAAAAGCCAACGGCTGGCTGCTTTTCGATCAAGGCAAGATGTCGAAATCGCGCGGTAACATCGTGCGCGCCGACACCGTGCGCGAAGTACTGGGCGCGGATGCCTTGCGCTACTTCCTGCTGCGCGAGATTCCCTTCGGCCAGGACGGCAGTTTTACATTCGACGCCCTTGTCCAGCGCTACAACGGCGACCTTGCCAACGGCTACGGTAACCTTGTCAGCCGAGTGGTCAACATGGTTCACAAGTACTTCGGTGGAGTGGTGCCGGAAACAGGTGCGGAGACGCAAGCTGAGTCGTCCCTGCGAGAAAGCACGATTCGCACGACCGCCGCGTTTGCTCCGCTCTTTGAAGGACTCGACTTTTCTGAGGCGCTGAAAACACTGTGGGCGCTGGTTGCCGAGACGGATGGGTACCTTACCGCCAACGCTCCCTGGAAGCGTCCGGCCGACCGTTCTGAAGGCGATCACGCGGCGCTGCAGGCCCGTGTGCTGGCCACTGCTGCCGAGGCGATTCGCGTAATCACGGCGTTGGTCTATCCCATCCTCCCAGATGCGGCATCCAAGGTGTGGCAGCAGCTTGGGCAGGGCGAAATTGCTGACGCTGCGAAACAAGCATTTCTCACCAACCTCGCGTGGGGCGGACTGAAAGCCGGTACACACTTCGGCGAGCCCGCACCACTCTTTCCCCGCGCTGAAAAGGACGCAGTCACCCGTATGCAGAATTTGGAAGACGAGAACAACAAGAATGCTATAGAGGCTGCGAGCAACCAGGAGAGTGCCGAGAAGACTGCTCCTGAAGCTCCCACGTCCGCTCTGGGTGTAAATCCTCATCCCGGGCAGCAGCCGCCAGCCGATTCGGTGAAGTCCGCTCCATCGGCTACTTCGGTGCAATCACCATCGAGCACCGAAGACGGTCCCGCAGGCACAGCCGCCACCACCGCTCCGAGCAATCCGGAAAAACCGGTCGCGACTGCCCACGTGCATACAGTGCCAGCAGAGTTATCCAGCAGTCGGCTTTCTTCAACACCTGCCGAAGCCCCTGCCAACCAGCCTTTACATTCGAAGGAAACCCAGGACCCTTCCGGGGCGCCGACACAGCCGGCGCAAACAAACCCCACGGTGATCAGCATTGATGACTTCGCCAAGGTGGAGCTGCGGGTAGCCCAAATACTGGTCGCCGAGAGAATTCCCAAGGCCGACAAACTACTGCGGCTGGAAGTCGATCTGGGCTATGAAAAGCGCCAGATCCTCGCCGGGATCGCGCAATACTATGAGCCGGAAAAGCTGATTGGCCGCAAGATTGTAATCGTCGCCAACCTGGCTCCACGGAAGATGCGCGGCCTGGAGTCGAATGGGATGCTGCTGGCAGCGTCGCTGCCCACGGATGGTGCGCCCGTGCTGGCAGGATTTCTCGAAGACGTACCACTTGGTGCGCGGCTAAAGTAG
- the argS gene encoding arginine--tRNA ligase, protein MYQELKNRLESHLRDVLKAKYDLTVENIPLETPPDLKFGELATPIAFELARKLRKAPKVIAQEIVTELGTPRGFASFDIAGAGYINAHLDRVVAVRMMTSGEDSKPAHSDIHALVEHTSINPNKAAHIGHLRNAILGDTFVRLLRAAGRQVAVQNYIDNTGVQVADVVVGFLHLEKKSLAEVRALIDDMELHFQRVDFYCWDLYARTSQWYTNGTNEENEERKKLRYATLHEIEQGGNETAAVADLISTAVLRRHLETMLRLGIEYDFLPRESEILHLNFWALAFEQLKQKGVLYFENEGKNKGCWVMSRTISPSEPAKTDEGPKVVDEDAKVIVRSNGTVTYVGKDIAYHLWKFGLLGRDFGYRKFFTYPSHECWISTEKGEEPHPQFGGAQAIYNVIDSRQADPQANVILALRGMGYTEQADHYTHFGYEMVALTPRCAAELGYEVAEEDRERPYIEVSGRKGFGVKADDLIDKLIAATRFEVDTRQTSRDDQERQVIAEQIAIGALRYFMLKFTRNSVIAFDFKDALSFEGETGPYIQYAVVRARNIFRKGSITPEAVLREFAGSDPGAFLMGETGDDIWSLWLRAGRRSSVLEQCIATSEPAYLAKHAFQLAQEFNNFYHKHHVLTELDPERRMFLLATAAITLHELVTVLDWLGIESPEAM, encoded by the coding sequence GTGTATCAGGAACTGAAAAACCGGCTTGAGTCGCATCTGCGCGATGTGCTCAAAGCCAAATACGACCTGACGGTCGAAAACATTCCGCTGGAGACGCCGCCGGATCTGAAGTTTGGCGAACTGGCCACTCCGATTGCCTTTGAACTGGCTCGCAAGCTGCGCAAGGCGCCCAAGGTAATTGCGCAGGAGATTGTGACGGAACTGGGTACGCCGCGTGGCTTCGCGTCCTTCGACATTGCGGGCGCCGGATACATCAATGCTCATCTCGATCGCGTGGTTGCAGTTCGCATGATGACGAGCGGCGAAGACTCCAAGCCTGCACACTCCGACATCCACGCCCTGGTCGAGCACACCAGCATCAATCCCAACAAAGCTGCCCACATCGGCCACCTGCGCAACGCAATTCTCGGCGACACGTTTGTAAGGCTTCTGCGCGCCGCGGGGCGGCAAGTCGCGGTGCAGAACTACATCGATAACACGGGCGTGCAGGTTGCGGACGTGGTGGTTGGTTTCCTGCACCTCGAAAAGAAATCGCTGGCAGAAGTTCGCGCACTGATCGATGACATGGAATTGCACTTTCAGCGTGTCGACTTCTACTGCTGGGATCTCTATGCGCGCACTTCGCAGTGGTACACCAACGGCACGAATGAAGAGAACGAGGAGCGCAAGAAGCTTCGTTACGCAACCCTGCATGAGATTGAACAGGGCGGCAATGAGACGGCTGCGGTCGCCGATCTGATTTCAACTGCGGTACTGAGGCGGCATCTCGAAACCATGCTGCGGCTGGGTATCGAATACGACTTTTTGCCGCGCGAAAGCGAGATACTGCACCTCAATTTCTGGGCACTCGCCTTCGAGCAGTTGAAGCAGAAGGGTGTGCTGTATTTCGAGAACGAAGGCAAGAACAAAGGCTGCTGGGTGATGTCGAGGACCATCTCTCCGAGTGAGCCTGCAAAAACGGACGAGGGCCCCAAGGTCGTCGACGAAGATGCAAAGGTTATCGTTCGTTCCAACGGAACCGTGACCTACGTCGGCAAGGACATTGCCTACCATCTTTGGAAATTCGGGCTACTGGGACGCGATTTTGGGTATCGTAAGTTCTTCACTTATCCGAGTCACGAATGCTGGATCTCGACGGAGAAGGGCGAAGAGCCGCATCCGCAGTTCGGTGGCGCTCAGGCTATCTACAACGTGATTGATTCGCGTCAGGCCGATCCTCAGGCCAACGTGATCCTGGCGTTGCGAGGCATGGGATATACCGAACAAGCTGACCACTACACCCACTTCGGCTACGAGATGGTGGCGTTGACACCGCGCTGCGCCGCAGAACTTGGTTATGAGGTGGCCGAAGAAGACCGCGAGCGGCCTTACATCGAGGTGAGCGGCCGCAAAGGATTCGGCGTCAAGGCCGATGACCTGATCGACAAGCTGATTGCGGCGACGCGCTTTGAAGTCGATACACGCCAGACTTCACGCGATGATCAGGAACGGCAGGTAATTGCGGAGCAAATCGCAATCGGCGCCCTCCGCTACTTCATGCTGAAGTTCACCCGAAATTCGGTAATTGCTTTTGACTTCAAAGACGCGCTCAGTTTCGAGGGGGAAACCGGACCTTATATTCAGTACGCCGTGGTCCGCGCACGCAATATCTTCCGCAAGGGGTCCATTACGCCGGAAGCTGTTTTACGCGAATTCGCCGGTTCCGATCCGGGCGCGTTTTTGATGGGCGAGACTGGAGACGACATCTGGTCTTTGTGGCTGCGGGCAGGACGGCGTTCGTCGGTGCTCGAGCAGTGCATTGCCACCTCAGAGCCTGCTTACCTCGCGAAGCACGCCTTCCAACTGGCGCAGGAATTCAACAACTTCTACCACAAGCATCATGTGCTGACGGAGTTGGATCCGGAGCGACGGATGTTCCTGCTGGCAACGGCCGCCATCACTTTGCACGAACTCGTTACGGTGCTCGACTGGCTAGGCATCGAAAGCCCGGAGGCCATGTAG
- a CDS encoding YajQ family cyclic di-GMP-binding protein, which translates to MAQENSFDIVSKVDIQEVRNAIDQAMKEIRQRFDLKDSHSEINLEGADTIQMASANEYKLEAIKEILGQKLVKRGVSLKNLTHGKVEPAMGQSVRQKITLQQGIPTEKAKEIVRIVKDSKKKVQASIQGDSVRISGKDRDDLQAIIAALRGKDLGVELTFTNYRTN; encoded by the coding sequence ATGGCCCAGGAAAATTCATTCGATATCGTCAGCAAAGTCGACATTCAGGAAGTGCGCAACGCTATCGATCAGGCAATGAAAGAGATCCGCCAGCGCTTCGATTTGAAAGACAGCCACTCCGAGATCAACCTTGAAGGTGCCGACACCATTCAGATGGCTTCTGCGAACGAGTACAAACTCGAAGCCATCAAAGAAATTCTCGGACAGAAACTCGTGAAACGTGGTGTCTCGCTGAAAAACCTTACCCACGGTAAGGTTGAGCCAGCCATGGGCCAGAGCGTGCGCCAGAAGATCACGCTGCAGCAGGGGATCCCTACTGAAAAGGCCAAGGAAATTGTGCGTATCGTCAAGGACTCAAAAAAGAAGGTGCAGGCGAGCATTCAAGGCGATAGTGTGAGAATATCGGGCAAAGACCGAGACGATCTTCAGGCCATCATCGCCGCATTGCGGGGCAAGGACCTCGGTGTGGAACTGACCTTCACGAACTACCGCACGAACTGA